One stretch of Aeromicrobium fastidiosum DNA includes these proteins:
- a CDS encoding polysaccharide deacetylase family protein, producing MTRPATADHRTPLVPGVLDEHQPAQGSAAGWPLVLYFHHVHPDVRHYTALTPTSFAAGLEAVLARFTPLDPRSFGREAVPRPEEPSVLITFDDGYRDNHDIARAILRDVGVRAVFFACTGLLGQRSAHAREDYMSLTECDALVDDGHVVAAHTRTHPHLDRIDPGRVQDEALGSIEDIARRYGPAAARLFAYPYGGIPERIDLPDGTLAFGSVRSPATPWTDHPQSIRRTYLPSGHQLLWPDLIDRWHRDWKLDDGAEGSR from the coding sequence GTGACACGCCCCGCGACCGCTGACCACCGCACTCCCCTCGTCCCAGGCGTCCTCGACGAGCATCAACCAGCGCAGGGCAGCGCTGCTGGTTGGCCGCTGGTCCTCTACTTCCACCACGTGCACCCCGACGTCCGGCACTACACCGCCCTGACGCCCACGTCGTTCGCCGCCGGCCTCGAAGCCGTCCTCGCCCGCTTCACGCCGCTGGACCCCCGGTCGTTCGGGCGCGAGGCCGTGCCGCGTCCCGAAGAGCCGTCCGTCCTGATCACGTTCGACGACGGCTACCGCGACAATCACGACATCGCACGTGCCATCCTGCGCGACGTCGGCGTGCGGGCCGTGTTCTTCGCCTGCACCGGGCTCCTCGGACAGCGTTCCGCCCACGCCCGCGAGGACTACATGAGTCTCACGGAGTGCGACGCCCTCGTCGACGACGGCCACGTCGTCGCGGCGCACACCCGGACCCATCCGCACCTGGACCGCATCGACCCCGGAAGGGTTCAGGACGAGGCGCTCGGCTCGATCGAGGACATCGCCCGGCGCTACGGTCCCGCAGCAGCGCGACTGTTCGCCTACCCATACGGCGGCATACCCGAGCGGATCGACCTGCCCGACGGCACTCTCGCCTTCGGCTCGGTCAGGTCTCCCGCCACCCCGTGGACCGACCACCCCCAGTCGATCAGGCGGACCTACCTGCCGTCCGGCCACCAACTGCTCTGGCCCGACCTGATCGACCGGTGGCACCGCGACTGGAAGCTCGACGACGGAGCGGAGGGTTCCCGATGA
- a CDS encoding amino acid adenylation domain-containing protein, with product MEFAPDSVALTTSSVSVTASELWDRAIAMSRQLREVGVREADLVAVQVPRGPDVVVAMLGTWLSGAAFVPIDQSTPDERRAEILSRSGAAATIETGLAVRGLDTTKVPRDAAYVIYTSGSTGSPKGVVVGHDALRRHTDDIIGLLGLSSGSVVLQFASIAFDVAQEEIWPTLVAGGTVAFFEGPVPDVAELGDVTSSLGVTVLQLPTAYWRLACQTLTPADAPLFAGVAIVVIGGENATALDLAAHRASALGHTTLVNGYGPTEAVVTATAFTIGPHDPLPTSAGLPIGTAVGDRVAHVVDAEGRPTTAGDPGELWIGGSTLADGYLDDPDQTADRFRPDPWSDSGTRMYRTGDLVVEHSTGQLEFLGRVDNQVKVRGHRIELEEIDRHLLEANGVTAAVAFVLDDGAGGSVLGAAVTGSSGLTSESIRREIGGRVPSYLVPTVISVTDSLPLTTSGKIDRRRAADRLSRPAAVPSSVGDDPLSVVVGLMRELLLDPGIGPDDDFIGAGGDSLMAMRISAHARDSGLPLRPTDLLHARTARAAVDRAIERSDGAASRAPEEAGPVAMLPAQHRWLHDGPLVDPDQFCLNALFSTDPGRDVDELVGVVQSLRERHPALRTALLDDGSVRLGTNDIEGARDAVRVVDLRDVPPSEQRSTVEQHLADAQTSLSLSTGRVLQLLVLELGDGSARMLLTVHHFVLDGVSVGLLVDDLENLLAGAHVTSAVTGPRAVGEALTTWLTTAEARQDARDWATSTRPFAALRATRDDDDRLPTLRTDRFRLSAKLTSTMTELGRQDIPTHAFVLCCLAGGLARWSGETTHGVDVYAHSRDIAVGDLDLSRTVAYVQSTFPVVVDWQGSGRRAFDAAFGQLAQIPVRRYGFDALRFCSPDADVRQQLSSLPRPAVRLNFRGHLLRLEQRATEQVLRPATEDFGAHRSPRQRERYLLMVEGDIVDGELEVSLKYSTGRWDPSDIARLAASIEDVMTEVLDESAAPADGGHL from the coding sequence GTGGAATTCGCCCCCGACTCCGTCGCCCTCACGACCTCGTCCGTGTCGGTCACGGCTTCGGAGCTCTGGGACCGCGCCATTGCCATGTCTCGACAGCTCCGCGAGGTCGGCGTGCGCGAGGCCGACCTCGTGGCGGTCCAGGTGCCCCGCGGGCCCGACGTCGTGGTCGCGATGCTGGGCACCTGGTTGAGCGGAGCGGCCTTCGTCCCGATCGACCAGTCGACTCCTGACGAACGCCGCGCCGAGATCCTCAGTCGCTCCGGTGCCGCCGCGACGATCGAGACCGGACTTGCCGTGCGGGGGCTCGACACCACCAAGGTCCCGCGCGACGCCGCCTACGTCATCTACACGTCCGGCTCGACCGGGTCTCCGAAGGGGGTTGTCGTCGGCCACGACGCACTCCGTCGGCACACCGATGACATCATCGGTCTCCTCGGCCTCTCGAGCGGCTCGGTCGTCCTGCAGTTCGCGAGCATCGCCTTCGACGTGGCACAGGAGGAGATCTGGCCGACGCTCGTCGCGGGCGGCACGGTCGCCTTCTTCGAGGGACCCGTCCCCGACGTCGCCGAGCTCGGGGACGTGACCTCGTCGCTGGGTGTCACCGTCCTACAGCTTCCCACCGCCTACTGGCGTCTGGCGTGCCAGACCCTCACGCCCGCCGATGCGCCCCTCTTCGCCGGCGTGGCGATCGTGGTCATCGGTGGTGAGAACGCGACCGCGCTCGATCTCGCGGCGCACCGCGCCTCGGCCCTGGGCCACACCACCCTCGTCAACGGGTACGGACCGACAGAGGCCGTCGTCACTGCCACGGCCTTCACCATCGGACCCCATGACCCGCTTCCAACCTCGGCGGGGTTGCCGATCGGGACCGCGGTCGGCGACCGTGTCGCGCATGTCGTGGACGCCGAGGGCAGGCCGACCACGGCCGGCGACCCCGGCGAGCTCTGGATCGGCGGCTCGACCCTGGCCGACGGCTACCTCGACGACCCTGACCAGACCGCCGACCGTTTCCGCCCCGACCCGTGGAGCGACAGCGGCACCCGCATGTATCGCACCGGCGACCTCGTCGTCGAGCACTCCACCGGGCAGCTCGAGTTCCTTGGTCGTGTCGACAACCAGGTCAAGGTCCGCGGGCACCGCATCGAGCTCGAGGAGATCGACCGTCACCTCCTCGAGGCCAACGGGGTCACGGCCGCGGTCGCCTTCGTCCTGGACGACGGTGCCGGCGGCAGCGTCCTGGGTGCCGCGGTCACCGGATCGAGCGGCCTGACCAGCGAGTCGATCCGCCGTGAGATCGGGGGGCGGGTGCCGAGCTACCTCGTGCCCACTGTCATCAGCGTGACCGACTCGTTGCCCCTGACCACGTCCGGGAAGATCGATCGTCGCCGCGCCGCCGATCGGCTGAGCCGTCCCGCGGCCGTGCCGTCGTCGGTCGGCGACGACCCGCTGAGCGTCGTCGTCGGGCTCATGCGTGAGCTGCTGCTCGATCCCGGCATCGGCCCCGACGACGACTTCATCGGGGCCGGCGGCGACTCCCTCATGGCGATGCGGATCAGTGCTCATGCCCGCGACTCCGGACTTCCCCTGCGACCCACCGATCTCCTGCACGCCCGAACTGCGCGGGCAGCCGTCGACCGGGCGATCGAGCGGTCCGATGGTGCCGCGAGCCGGGCTCCCGAGGAAGCTGGTCCCGTTGCGATGCTGCCTGCGCAGCACCGATGGCTGCACGACGGTCCTCTGGTCGATCCAGACCAGTTCTGCCTGAACGCGTTGTTCTCCACCGACCCCGGACGCGACGTCGACGAGCTCGTCGGTGTCGTGCAGTCGCTACGGGAGCGCCACCCTGCCCTGCGAACGGCGCTGCTGGACGACGGGTCGGTCCGACTCGGCACCAACGACATCGAGGGGGCACGCGATGCCGTCCGCGTCGTCGATCTTCGCGACGTCCCGCCGTCGGAGCAGCGCTCGACCGTCGAGCAGCACCTCGCTGACGCTCAGACCTCGCTGTCGCTGTCCACGGGTCGGGTGCTGCAGCTGCTGGTGCTCGAGCTGGGCGACGGCTCGGCGCGGATGCTGCTGACCGTGCACCACTTCGTGCTCGACGGCGTCTCCGTGGGCCTGCTCGTGGACGATCTCGAGAACCTGCTGGCCGGTGCCCACGTGACGTCGGCCGTGACCGGTCCCCGCGCCGTGGGCGAGGCGCTGACGACCTGGCTCACCACCGCAGAAGCCCGCCAGGACGCACGCGACTGGGCGACGTCGACCCGCCCGTTCGCCGCCCTGCGTGCCACACGCGACGACGACGACCGCCTGCCCACCCTGCGCACCGACCGGTTCCGGCTCTCGGCCAAGCTGACCTCGACGATGACCGAGCTGGGCCGTCAGGACATCCCGACCCATGCGTTCGTGCTGTGCTGCCTGGCCGGCGGGCTGGCCCGCTGGTCCGGCGAGACCACGCACGGCGTCGACGTGTACGCGCACAGCCGCGACATCGCGGTGGGCGATCTCGATCTGTCGCGCACCGTGGCCTACGTCCAGAGCACCTTTCCAGTCGTCGTCGACTGGCAGGGCTCCGGGCGGCGTGCCTTCGACGCCGCTTTCGGCCAGCTCGCACAGATCCCCGTCCGGCGATACGGCTTCGACGCCCTCCGGTTCTGCTCCCCGGACGCCGACGTGCGCCAGCAGCTGTCGTCACTGCCGCGACCGGCGGTCCGGCTCAACTTCCGCGGTCACCTGCTGCGGCTCGAACAACGCGCGACCGAGCAGGTCCTGCGGCCGGCGACGGAAGACTTCGGCGCGCACCGGTCCCCTCGCCAGCGCGAGCGATACCTGCTCATGGTCGAGGGCGACATCGTCGACGGCGAACTCGAGGTGTCGCTCAAGTACTCGACGGGTCGGTGGGACCCCTCCGACATCGCGCGGCTCGCCGCCAGCATCGAGGACGTGATGACCGAGGTGCTCGACGAATCGGCCGCACCTGCAGACGGCGGTCACCTGTGA